A stretch of the Nicotiana tabacum cultivar K326 chromosome 6, ASM71507v2, whole genome shotgun sequence genome encodes the following:
- the LOC107777457 gene encoding uncharacterized protein LOC107777457, translating into MQSAKVTAANVAASAQAGLEKTKAAAQETVEKLTSDRAAKKETEETKQQTVKEQHPDAANQQATEVKSNPAAVADAQTQTIQAKTTQ; encoded by the exons ATGCAGTCTGCAAAAGTGACAGCCGCAAATGTTGCAGCTTCTGCTCAGGCAGGGCTGGAGAAAACAAAAGCCGCGGCACAAGAAACT GTAGAGAAACTAACAAGTGATCGAGCAGCGAAGAAAGAGACTGAAGAAACTAAGCAACAGACAGTTAAAGAGCAACACCCTGATGCAGCAAACCAGCAAGCAACTGAAGTCAAGAGCAACCCAGCTGCTGTGGCTGACGCTCAAACCCAGACTATACAGGCCAAAACTACACAGTAA